From a single Thermodesulfobacteriota bacterium genomic region:
- the rplM gene encoding 50S ribosomal protein L13, which yields MKTLLIPVKDVERKWFVVDAQDQVLGRMAAEIAFRLRGKHKPGYAPFMDVGDFIVVVNADKIRLTGNKMDDKVYYRHTGYLGGLKETTPRQLMAKKPTEVLRRAVRGMLPKTSLGRKQLKKLKIYAGPDHPHQAQQPEELSL from the coding sequence ATGAAGACATTGCTTATTCCGGTCAAGGACGTGGAGCGGAAGTGGTTCGTGGTGGATGCCCAGGATCAGGTGCTCGGCCGGATGGCGGCCGAGATCGCCTTCCGGCTCCGGGGCAAGCACAAGCCCGGCTACGCGCCGTTCATGGATGTCGGCGATTTCATCGTCGTCGTCAATGCCGACAAGATCCGCCTGACCGGCAACAAGATGGACGACAAGGTGTATTATCGCCATACCGGCTACCTCGGCGGCCTGAAGGAAACCACTCCCCGGCAGCTCATGGCCAAGAAGCCGACAGAGGTGCTGCGGCGGGCGGTGCGGGGGATGCTGCCCAAGACCTCTTTGGGCCGCAAGCAGCTCAAGAAGCTCAAGATCTACGCCGGACCGGATCACCCCCACCAGGCCCAGCAACCGGAAGAGCTCAGTCTGTAA
- a CDS encoding ATP-binding protein, translated as MPVSEEPWHRGPVTGKLWQGLRRRVGQAMHRYRMLADGDRVLVAVSGGVDSLFLVWLLAAWRAKAPIDYHLAAVHLDMGFEPATGPAVRQRLAGQGVPFSVIDTDFGARAAAEEARSACFHCARRRRNRLFEIARQEGCNKIAFGHHAGDLIETFFLNLFYSGNLSTMVPRQDLFGGRLAIIRPLAFLDKAAITAAAGELSLDAVANPCPLAATSRRAGIRLLLDGLTRDNPRLKANILAGLANVRPDYLLAPR; from the coding sequence ATGCCCGTATCTGAGGAGCCCTGGCACCGAGGGCCAGTGACCGGCAAGCTCTGGCAGGGATTGCGCCGGCGGGTCGGCCAGGCCATGCACCGCTACCGGATGCTGGCCGACGGCGACCGGGTGCTGGTGGCGGTATCCGGCGGGGTGGACAGCCTGTTCCTGGTCTGGCTGCTGGCCGCCTGGCGGGCCAAGGCCCCCATCGACTACCACCTTGCCGCCGTGCACCTGGACATGGGCTTCGAGCCGGCCACCGGACCGGCGGTCCGCCAGCGGCTGGCTGGCCAAGGGGTGCCCTTTTCGGTCATCGACACCGACTTCGGGGCGCGAGCCGCCGCCGAGGAGGCCCGCTCCGCCTGCTTCCACTGCGCCCGCCGGCGCCGCAACCGCCTGTTCGAGATCGCCCGCCAGGAAGGCTGCAACAAGATTGCCTTCGGCCACCATGCCGGCGACCTCATCGAGACCTTCTTTCTCAATCTCTTCTACAGCGGCAACCTCTCCACCATGGTGCCCCGCCAGGACCTCTTCGGCGGCCGGCTGGCCATCATCCGCCCCCTGGCCTTCCTGGACAAGGCCGCCATCACCGCCGCGGCTGGCGAGCTGAGCCTGGACGCCGTCGCCAACCCGTGTCCGCTGGCCGCCACCAGCCGGCGGGCCGGGATCCGCCTGCTCCTGGACGGCCTGACCCGGGACAACCCCCGCCTCAAAGCCAACATCCTGGCTGGCCTGGCCAACGTCCGCCCGGATTACCTGCTGGCCCCCCGGTGA
- the hisB gene encoding imidazoleglycerol-phosphate dehydratase HisB, giving the protein MTAPTPRQAHTLRTTAETRVEATLVLDGSGRAEVATGVPFLDHMLVLFAVHGLFDLTLKAAGDVEIDDHHTVEDVGIVLGQVLSQALGDRRGIRRYGQATVPMDETLARVAVDLSNRPYLHLTASYPHAQVGRFDTGLVRELLRALCQHGGLTLHVEVPYGADGHHMIEAQFKALGRALDEASSLDPRRVGLPSSKGLL; this is encoded by the coding sequence ATGACCGCGCCCACGCCCCGGCAGGCCCACACCCTGCGCACCACTGCCGAGACCCGGGTCGAGGCCACCCTGGTTCTGGATGGCAGTGGCCGGGCCGAGGTGGCCACCGGGGTCCCTTTTCTCGATCACATGCTGGTGCTGTTCGCGGTGCATGGCCTTTTTGACCTGACCCTCAAGGCTGCAGGCGACGTGGAGATCGATGATCACCACACCGTGGAGGATGTGGGCATCGTTCTGGGCCAGGTCTTAAGCCAGGCCCTGGGGGACCGCCGCGGCATTCGTCGCTACGGCCAGGCCACCGTGCCCATGGACGAAACCCTGGCCCGGGTGGCGGTGGATCTCTCCAACCGCCCCTATCTGCACCTGACCGCCAGCTACCCCCACGCCCAGGTGGGTCGCTTCGACACCGGTCTGGTGCGGGAGCTCCTGCGCGCCCTTTGCCAGCACGGCGGCCTGACCCTGCATGTGGAGGTGCCGTACGGTGCTGACGGCCACCACATGATCGAGGCCCAGTTCAAGGCCCTGGGCCGGGCCCTGGACGAGGCCTCGAGCCTGGATCCCCGGCGGGTCGGCCTCCCCTCCTCCAAGGGCTTGTTGTGA
- a CDS encoding response regulator yields MQQGILDAILIPLYLLKRDGTILYLNRTAARLHGQPVSILLGVRISSLADTGWRANCEPVLARVLDLKRRDKIEEEAADETIYEYHLFPLASQELEGVVVQVLDVTEFKKAEKEANDMSRAMIEALQNEKELSFELAKAQDETEEALAKVEEYAKSIESQNRELEEARRIAEEASKAKSVFLATMSHEIRTPMNAIIGFTDMLMDSELTDEQRDFAGTIKQSGENLLALINDILDFSKIEAGKMEFENIEFDPEVSVYDVVDLMKVRIGTKPIELLCRVSDDFPARAFGDPHRFRQVLTNLMGNAPKFTDQGEIELAASVAEETVDGIRLYLTVRDTGIGIPEDKQAKIFEAFEQADGSTSRQYGGTGLGLSICKKISQAMRGDVWVTSQVGVGSTFHFTCWLGRAPEAAVARTRPAELTGRRALVADDNRNHLQILAHLLQAAGMEATALEQPGAVLTVLQDAFREGRPFDLAVLDVQMGDLSGMELARQIRARQDLAGLPLVALSSTVERISRQCQEAGFNAFTTKPVRRQRFLDILGTTLTKGVPDVGPRAERDLVTNHNVTEERKRQVMILLVEDNPVNQKLALRMLTNGGYQVEVAANGQEAVDKVTANRYDLVFMDVRMPIMDGREATALIRQKGFDRLPIVAMTAEAMKGDEEKCLAAGMNDYISKPIKREKVFDVVNRWVFRHTGAADEA; encoded by the coding sequence ATGCAGCAGGGCATTCTCGATGCCATTCTCATCCCTCTCTACCTGTTGAAAAGGGACGGCACCATCCTCTATCTCAACCGCACGGCGGCGCGGCTGCACGGCCAGCCTGTTTCCATCCTGCTGGGGGTGAGGATCTCGAGCCTGGCCGACACCGGCTGGCGGGCCAACTGCGAGCCGGTGCTGGCGCGGGTATTGGATCTCAAGCGGCGGGACAAGATCGAGGAAGAGGCGGCGGACGAGACCATCTACGAATACCACCTCTTTCCCCTGGCGAGCCAGGAGTTGGAAGGGGTGGTGGTGCAGGTCCTGGATGTCACCGAGTTCAAGAAGGCGGAGAAAGAGGCCAACGACATGAGCCGGGCCATGATCGAGGCCCTGCAGAATGAAAAGGAGCTGTCCTTCGAGCTGGCCAAGGCCCAGGACGAGACCGAGGAGGCCCTGGCCAAGGTGGAGGAGTATGCCAAGAGCATCGAGAGCCAGAACCGGGAGCTGGAAGAGGCCCGCCGGATCGCCGAGGAGGCGAGCAAGGCCAAGAGCGTCTTTTTGGCCACCATGAGCCACGAGATCCGCACCCCCATGAACGCCATCATCGGCTTCACGGACATGCTCATGGATTCCGAGCTCACCGACGAGCAGCGGGATTTTGCCGGCACCATCAAGCAGAGCGGCGAGAACCTCCTGGCCCTCATCAACGACATTCTCGACTTCTCCAAGATCGAAGCCGGCAAGATGGAGTTCGAGAACATCGAGTTCGATCCCGAGGTCTCGGTCTACGACGTGGTGGATCTCATGAAGGTCCGGATTGGCACCAAGCCCATCGAGCTCTTGTGCCGGGTGTCCGACGACTTCCCGGCCCGGGCCTTCGGCGACCCGCACCGCTTCCGGCAGGTGCTGACCAACCTCATGGGCAATGCCCCCAAGTTCACGGACCAGGGCGAGATCGAGCTGGCCGCCTCGGTGGCCGAGGAGACGGTGGACGGCATCCGGCTCTATCTCACCGTCCGGGACACCGGTATCGGCATCCCGGAGGACAAGCAGGCCAAGATCTTCGAGGCCTTCGAGCAGGCGGACGGCTCCACATCCCGGCAATACGGCGGCACCGGACTGGGCCTGTCCATTTGCAAGAAGATCTCCCAGGCCATGCGCGGCGATGTCTGGGTGACCAGCCAGGTGGGCGTGGGCAGCACCTTCCACTTCACCTGCTGGCTGGGTCGGGCGCCGGAGGCAGCGGTGGCCCGCACCCGGCCCGCGGAGCTGACCGGGCGGCGGGCTCTGGTGGCGGACGACAACCGCAACCACCTGCAGATCCTTGCGCACCTCCTGCAGGCCGCCGGCATGGAGGCCACGGCCCTGGAGCAGCCCGGGGCGGTTCTGACCGTCCTGCAGGATGCCTTCCGTGAGGGGCGCCCTTTCGATCTGGCGGTGCTGGACGTGCAGATGGGGGACCTGTCCGGCATGGAGCTGGCCCGCCAGATCCGCGCCCGGCAGGACCTGGCCGGCCTGCCCCTGGTGGCCCTGTCGTCGACGGTGGAGCGCATCTCCAGGCAGTGCCAGGAGGCCGGCTTCAACGCCTTCACCACCAAGCCGGTGCGTCGGCAGCGCTTCCTCGATATCCTCGGCACCACCCTGACCAAGGGCGTGCCGGATGTCGGCCCCAGGGCAGAGCGGGATCTGGTCACCAACCACAACGTGACCGAGGAGCGGAAGCGGCAGGTGATGATCCTCCTGGTGGAGGACAACCCGGTGAACCAGAAGCTGGCGCTGCGCATGCTCACCAACGGTGGCTACCAGGTGGAGGTGGCGGCCAACGGCCAGGAGGCGGTGGACAAGGTGACCGCCAACCGGTACGACTTGGTGTTCATGGACGTGCGGATGCCCATCATGGACGGCCGGGAAGCCACCGCGCTCATTCGCCAGAAGGGCTTCGACCGGTTGCCCATCGTGGCCATGACCGCCGAGGCCATGAAGGGCGATGAGGAGAAGTGTCTGGCTGCCGGTATGAACGATTACATCTCCAAGCCCATCAAGCGGGAAAAGGTTTTCGACGTGGTGAACCGCTGGGTCTTCCGCCACACCGGAGCCGCGGACGAGGCCTGA
- the rpsI gene encoding 30S ribosomal protein S9: MTATRYYATGKRKTAVARVWLQPGSGRITVNDQEPEVYFGGGFTHKGIERPLELTETGGRFDILATVRGGGKVAQASALCHGIAKALLGVDAEHRLTLKKAGLLTRDPRAKERKKYGQRSARARFQYSKR; this comes from the coding sequence ATGACGGCAACACGCTACTACGCGACCGGAAAGCGCAAGACGGCCGTGGCCCGGGTCTGGCTGCAGCCGGGCTCGGGACGGATCACGGTCAATGACCAGGAGCCTGAGGTCTATTTCGGCGGTGGCTTCACCCACAAGGGCATCGAGCGCCCCCTGGAGCTGACCGAGACCGGCGGCCGCTTTGACATCCTGGCCACGGTGCGGGGGGGAGGCAAGGTGGCCCAGGCATCCGCCCTGTGCCATGGCATCGCCAAGGCCCTCCTTGGTGTGGATGCCGAGCATCGGCTGACCTTGAAGAAGGCAGGGCTCCTCACCCGTGATCCCCGGGCCAAGGAGCGCAAGAAGTACGGCCAGCGGTCGGCGCGCGCCCGCTTCCAGTACTCGAAGCGTTAG